The following coding sequences lie in one Brevibacterium marinum genomic window:
- a CDS encoding acetate--CoA ligase gives MNTIAQDQPSYDDVIARIDADPEGFWLEQAREHIDWVSEPTRAVDDSEAPIYRWFSDGELNVCFNAVDRHVAAGRGDQAAIIYDSPVTDTIRTITYSQLLDEVSRFARALSDKGVVKGDRVIIYMPMVPEAAIAMLACARIGAIHSVVFGGFAPNELAVRIDDTAPKAVISTSCGVEKSRTLEYKPMVDEAIDIAESKPEFTVIVQRDEHRCEMGEKDLDYAEMLANTPEGIDPVTVRATDELYVLYTSGTTGKPKGIVRDSGGYAVALAYSMPSIFGLDPGDTMFTASDVGWVVGHSYIVYAPLLAGVTTVLFEGKPIGTPDAGTFFRIIEDHGVNVHFTAPTAMRVVRKEDPNGELIKRYDLSSLRAEFLAGERLDPDTYEWTTNILAEATGRDIPVVDNWWQTETGWPIVANPLGLTQFPLRAGSPTKPVPGYHVEVLDPSGKPVPAGEEGLIVMKLPLPPGTMATVWGDDSRFVSSYLAAFDGYYLTGDSGYLDEDGYVYVMGRTDDVINVAGHRLSTGVIEAAIASHPAVTETAVIGVHDDTKGQSPRALVVLGDSAEAGDPDTVVAELVELVRKEIGPVAAFRQVDIVSALPKTRSGKILRKTMREIADGVDSPAVPSTIEDTAVLDALEPVLGRR, from the coding sequence ATGAACACGATTGCACAGGACCAACCCAGCTACGACGACGTCATCGCTCGGATCGACGCCGATCCTGAGGGATTCTGGCTCGAACAGGCCAGGGAGCACATCGATTGGGTCTCGGAGCCGACTCGGGCCGTCGACGATTCGGAGGCCCCGATCTACCGCTGGTTTTCCGACGGAGAGCTCAACGTGTGCTTCAATGCCGTCGATCGTCACGTCGCGGCCGGTCGCGGGGACCAGGCGGCCATCATCTACGACTCCCCCGTCACCGACACGATCCGCACGATCACCTACTCCCAGCTCCTCGACGAGGTCTCCCGCTTCGCGAGGGCACTGTCCGACAAGGGAGTGGTCAAGGGCGATCGGGTCATCATCTACATGCCGATGGTCCCGGAGGCCGCCATCGCCATGCTCGCCTGCGCCCGCATCGGCGCCATCCACTCGGTCGTCTTCGGCGGGTTCGCCCCGAACGAGCTGGCCGTGCGCATCGACGACACCGCCCCGAAGGCCGTCATCTCGACCTCGTGCGGGGTCGAGAAGAGCCGCACCCTCGAATACAAGCCCATGGTCGACGAAGCGATCGACATCGCCGAGAGCAAACCCGAGTTCACCGTCATCGTCCAGCGCGACGAGCACCGCTGCGAGATGGGCGAGAAGGACCTCGACTACGCCGAAATGCTGGCGAACACCCCGGAGGGCATCGATCCCGTCACCGTCAGGGCCACCGATGAGCTCTACGTCCTCTACACCTCGGGCACCACGGGCAAGCCCAAGGGCATTGTGCGCGATTCGGGCGGCTACGCGGTCGCCCTGGCCTACTCGATGCCGTCGATCTTCGGACTCGACCCCGGCGACACGATGTTCACCGCCTCCGACGTCGGCTGGGTCGTCGGCCACTCCTACATCGTCTACGCACCGCTGTTGGCCGGTGTCACGACGGTCCTGTTCGAGGGCAAGCCGATCGGCACCCCCGATGCCGGCACCTTCTTCCGCATCATCGAAGACCACGGGGTCAACGTCCATTTCACCGCACCGACGGCGATGCGCGTCGTGCGCAAGGAGGACCCGAACGGCGAGCTGATCAAGAGGTACGATCTCTCCAGCCTGCGGGCGGAGTTCCTCGCCGGCGAGCGCCTCGACCCCGACACCTATGAGTGGACGACGAACATCCTCGCCGAGGCGACAGGACGTGACATTCCGGTCGTCGACAACTGGTGGCAGACGGAGACGGGCTGGCCGATCGTCGCCAACCCGCTCGGTCTCACACAATTCCCCCTCAGGGCGGGCTCACCGACGAAGCCGGTCCCCGGCTACCATGTGGAGGTACTCGACCCCTCGGGCAAGCCCGTGCCGGCCGGCGAGGAGGGCCTCATCGTCATGAAGTTGCCCCTGCCGCCGGGAACGATGGCCACCGTCTGGGGCGATGACTCGAGGTTCGTGTCCTCATACCTCGCGGCCTTCGACGGCTACTACCTCACCGGCGATTCGGGGTACCTCGACGAGGACGGATACGTCTACGTCATGGGCCGCACCGACGATGTCATCAATGTCGCCGGCCACCGTCTGTCGACGGGTGTGATCGAGGCTGCCATCGCTTCGCATCCGGCGGTCACGGAGACCGCGGTGATCGGTGTTCACGATGATACGAAGGGCCAGAGCCCGCGTGCACTCGTCGTCCTCGGTGATTCCGCCGAGGCGGGCGATCCGGATACGGTCGTCGCCGAGCTCGTCGAGCTGGTGCGCAAGGAGATCGGCCCCGTCGCCGCGTTCAGACAGGTCGACATCGTCTCCGCACTGCCGAAGACCCGGTCCGGGAAGATCCTGCGCAAGACGATGCGCGAGATCGCCGACGGAGTCGACTCTCCGGCGGTGCCGTCGACGATCGAGGACACAGCAGTCCTCGACGCCCTGGAGCCTGTGCTCGGACGCCGGTGA
- a CDS encoding NAD-dependent epimerase/dehydratase family protein, translated as MKITVTGASGLLGSSVGRALVADGHEVTTLQRRPSQVAGARDVIGTVTDPRSVSEALTGAEALVHLAAKVSMMGDPSEFEAVNIGGTRTLVDAALAAGVQRMVHISSPSVAHTGDSIIGEGAGPASPELARGEYARTKAAGELIALGADSVDFKVLVLRPHLMWGPGDTQLTERVIDRARAGRMPILGSGAPLVDALFVDNAVEAIAAAVDAVDVTHGESLVVTNGQPRPIGELMSRIAIAGGAEVPRLRVPVGPALAAGSVVEKVWDLGEHDDEPPLTRFLAEQLSTAHWFDQRRTHEVLGWKPRVGIEEGLEILAAHYMGSDSDTE; from the coding sequence ATGAAGATCACCGTCACCGGCGCCTCCGGGCTCCTGGGATCGTCCGTCGGCCGCGCGCTTGTGGCAGACGGCCACGAGGTCACGACGCTGCAGCGCCGCCCCTCGCAGGTGGCCGGTGCCCGCGACGTCATCGGCACCGTCACCGATCCGAGGAGTGTCAGCGAGGCTCTCACCGGCGCCGAGGCGCTCGTGCACTTGGCAGCGAAGGTGTCCATGATGGGCGACCCCAGTGAGTTCGAGGCCGTGAACATCGGCGGCACGCGCACCCTCGTCGATGCGGCTCTGGCCGCCGGTGTGCAGCGGATGGTGCACATCTCCTCGCCCTCGGTGGCGCACACCGGTGATTCGATCATCGGCGAGGGTGCCGGCCCGGCCTCACCCGAACTGGCCCGCGGAGAGTATGCACGCACGAAGGCGGCCGGCGAGCTCATCGCATTGGGTGCGGATTCCGTCGACTTCAAGGTCCTCGTCCTGCGCCCGCACCTCATGTGGGGGCCGGGCGACACGCAGCTGACCGAACGCGTCATCGACCGTGCCCGAGCGGGTCGGATGCCGATTCTCGGGTCGGGCGCCCCGCTCGTCGATGCCCTGTTCGTCGACAACGCGGTCGAGGCCATCGCCGCCGCCGTCGACGCCGTCGATGTCACGCACGGCGAGTCGCTGGTGGTGACGAATGGTCAGCCGCGCCCCATCGGCGAACTCATGTCGCGGATCGCGATCGCCGGCGGCGCCGAGGTGCCGAGGCTGAGGGTTCCCGTGGGTCCGGCGCTGGCCGCCGGGTCGGTGGTCGAGAAGGTGTGGGACCTGGGCGAGCACGATGATGAGCCTCCGCTGACGAGGTTCCTGGCCGAACAGCTCTCCACGGCCCACTGGTTCGACCAGCGCCGCACCCACGAGGTCCTCGGGTGGAAGCCGCGGGTCGGCATCGAAGAGGGGCTCGAGATCCTCGCCGCTCACTACATGGGATCAGACTCAGACACGGAGTGA
- a CDS encoding alpha/beta fold hydrolase produces MRFPARPAQAPPKLPEWDPAWSRIVEATTPEGPRSFHVLDTLEVLRAEGLEPSGTILALHGNPTWSYLWRHLARATVDAARSGGRVWRLIAPDHLDMGFSERLDHESLPTPHGAEVRRMSQRIDDFDAVVTPLLAEVAGSAAARDAAVGAETTGHDGPANVEHPVVTIGHDWGGVLSLGWAARNTDFVSAAISLNTAVHQPEDAPIPAPLRATLAGPILPTATVATDGFLRVTMSLGDLDPAIKDAFRSPYENASRRHGIGGFVADIPVDENHPSFSELQRIGADIAAFDAPALLVWGPKDPVFLERYLRDLRQRLPQADVHRFELGSHLVSEDYDVAGVVTDWLEARFPTDGAFPTDGAGANPADTSGENAAAADTSGENAAAENAAAEDATAAPPARGVTAILDARRDDETVASVDFSQNPAQQITWRHLWHVSTSIAGGLLELGVRPGDRVSMLVPPGNNLTAALYACLKIGAVAVVADAGLGPKGMTRATTSADPAWIIGELPGLGLARAFNWPGRRISVSPLGSVQAKLLKVDTSLTALSRTTHHAQLPTPAATDDAAILFTSGSTGPAKGVRYTHGNISALAAVLTRVFDVKEGTGLVAGFPPFALLGPAIGATSVTPDMSVTKPKTLTAGAISDAIIAGHATMVFASPAAYKNVAATASDLNKEQKAACARVELVLSAGAPVPLELMDAIAEVFPNASIHSPYGMTEGLLLTDIDRAGVTAAEATPNLGVCVGRPIDGVELALAPVDASGSSAATLEQGAEAQGRLSEFVVSAAHIKSGYDNLWATTAASAHDHLDGRAWHRTNDVGHIDAEGRVWLEGRLQHVVTTPRGPVGPGGLEAIVDSDAQVSRSSIVGIGPAGTQSLVAVLDAEGADLSPGLAPLDLTARLRDRVAEVVGHDLTAVLVAPTFPTDIRHNSKIDRSRLAAWADHVLAGGSVRTKV; encoded by the coding sequence ATGAGATTTCCTGCACGGCCGGCTCAAGCTCCCCCGAAGCTGCCCGAGTGGGACCCCGCTTGGTCCCGAATCGTCGAGGCCACGACACCCGAAGGACCACGCTCCTTCCACGTCCTCGACACCCTCGAGGTGCTGCGCGCCGAAGGGCTCGAGCCCAGCGGCACGATCCTCGCCCTGCACGGCAACCCCACCTGGTCCTACCTGTGGCGGCACCTGGCCCGAGCGACCGTGGACGCCGCCCGATCCGGGGGGCGCGTGTGGCGCCTCATCGCCCCCGACCACCTCGACATGGGCTTCTCCGAGCGGCTTGACCATGAGTCGCTGCCGACTCCCCACGGCGCCGAGGTGCGCCGCATGTCCCAGCGCATCGACGACTTCGACGCCGTCGTCACGCCTCTTCTCGCCGAGGTGGCAGGCAGTGCCGCCGCCCGCGACGCTGCCGTCGGCGCTGAGACCACCGGGCACGACGGGCCGGCGAACGTCGAGCACCCGGTCGTGACGATCGGTCACGACTGGGGCGGAGTCCTGTCCCTGGGCTGGGCGGCACGCAACACCGATTTCGTCTCGGCCGCGATCAGCCTCAACACGGCCGTCCACCAGCCCGAGGATGCGCCGATCCCGGCACCTCTGCGGGCCACGCTGGCAGGACCGATTCTGCCCACGGCGACCGTCGCCACAGACGGGTTCCTGCGGGTGACGATGAGCCTCGGCGATCTCGATCCCGCGATCAAGGACGCCTTCCGCTCCCCCTATGAGAATGCTTCCCGACGCCATGGGATCGGCGGATTCGTCGCCGACATCCCCGTCGATGAGAACCATCCGTCCTTCTCGGAGCTGCAGCGCATCGGCGCCGACATCGCGGCCTTCGACGCCCCTGCCCTCCTCGTGTGGGGGCCCAAGGACCCGGTCTTCCTCGAACGCTATCTGCGGGATCTGCGCCAGCGCCTGCCCCAAGCCGATGTGCACCGCTTCGAACTGGGTTCGCACCTGGTCAGCGAGGACTATGATGTCGCCGGCGTCGTCACCGACTGGCTCGAGGCCCGGTTCCCCACCGACGGAGCGTTCCCCACCGACGGAGCTGGAGCGAACCCTGCGGACACATCCGGCGAGAACGCAGCCGCTGCGGACACATCCGGCGAGAACGCAGCCGCTGAGAACGCAGCCGCTGAGGACGCGACAGCCGCACCTCCTGCGCGAGGGGTGACTGCGATCCTCGACGCTCGCCGCGATGACGAGACCGTCGCCTCGGTGGATTTCTCGCAGAACCCGGCCCAGCAGATCACCTGGCGTCATCTCTGGCACGTATCGACGAGCATCGCGGGCGGCCTGCTCGAACTCGGTGTGCGTCCCGGCGATCGGGTCTCCATGCTCGTTCCGCCGGGCAATAACCTCACCGCCGCCCTCTACGCCTGCCTGAAGATCGGCGCGGTCGCGGTCGTCGCCGACGCCGGACTCGGGCCGAAGGGCATGACGCGGGCGACCACCTCGGCGGATCCGGCCTGGATCATCGGGGAACTGCCCGGACTCGGTCTGGCCCGAGCCTTCAACTGGCCGGGCCGACGCATCTCCGTGTCCCCGCTGGGTTCGGTGCAGGCCAAACTGCTCAAGGTCGACACCAGCCTGACGGCGCTGTCGCGCACCACGCACCACGCACAGCTGCCCACCCCGGCGGCCACCGACGATGCGGCGATCCTCTTCACCTCCGGGTCGACGGGACCGGCCAAGGGCGTGCGCTACACCCACGGCAACATCTCCGCCTTGGCTGCGGTGCTGACCAGGGTCTTCGATGTCAAAGAGGGCACCGGCCTCGTCGCCGGGTTCCCGCCGTTCGCCCTCCTGGGACCGGCCATCGGGGCCACCTCGGTGACTCCGGACATGTCCGTGACGAAGCCGAAGACGCTCACGGCCGGCGCGATCTCCGATGCGATCATCGCCGGCCACGCCACGATGGTCTTCGCCTCGCCCGCCGCGTACAAGAATGTCGCGGCCACCGCCTCTGACCTGAACAAGGAGCAGAAGGCCGCGTGCGCCCGGGTCGAACTCGTGCTCTCCGCAGGTGCACCCGTGCCGCTGGAGCTGATGGATGCCATCGCCGAGGTGTTCCCGAATGCGAGCATCCATTCGCCCTACGGCATGACCGAGGGGCTGCTGCTCACCGACATCGACCGTGCCGGAGTGACCGCGGCCGAGGCCACGCCCAACCTCGGCGTGTGCGTGGGGCGGCCCATCGACGGCGTCGAACTGGCCCTGGCCCCCGTCGACGCCTCGGGCTCGTCCGCGGCTACCTTGGAACAGGGGGCCGAGGCACAGGGCCGCTTGAGCGAATTCGTCGTCAGCGCCGCCCACATCAAGTCCGGTTATGACAACCTCTGGGCCACCACCGCAGCCTCGGCCCATGATCATCTCGACGGTCGAGCCTGGCACCGGACGAACGACGTCGGCCACATCGACGCCGAGGGCCGGGTGTGGCTCGAAGGCCGCCTGCAGCATGTGGTCACGACGCCGCGCGGACCGGTGGGCCCCGGCGGCCTCGAGGCGATCGTCGATTCCGACGCGCAGGTCAGCCGCAGCTCGATCGTCGGCATCGGTCCGGCCGGCACCCAATCGCTGGTGGCCGTCCTCGATGCCGAGGGGGCCGATCTCTCCCCCGGTCTGGCACCGCTGGATCTGACGGCGAGGCTGCGGGACCGGGTCGCCGAGGTCGTCGGTCATGATCTCACCGCGGTCCTCGTCGCGCCCACGTTCCCGACCGACATCCGCCACAATTCGAAGATCGACCGATCCCGTCTGGCGGCTTGGGCCGATCATGTCCTGGCCGGCGGCTCGGTGCGCACCAAGGTCTGA
- a CDS encoding 3-oxoacyl-ACP synthase III codes for MANGNATFRHSNVALLGLTETVAPHEVTSQEFDERLADTLSTLNLPTGLLQRVAGVDARRNWDNPSHFADGAITAGKKVLAESGVSPDSIGLMINTSVTREHLEPSVAVGVHAGIGLGPQAMNFDIANACLGFVNGMTLAANMIDAGQIEYALIVAGEDASRVQEATLRRLTRPGISREEYLNEFASLTLGSGASAAVLGPADKHPAGHRVLGGITRAATQHHELCVGDHNGMFTDTKGLLAGGMELVVAAWEEAHEDGWNWREMDRYVMHQVSDVHVNSITKAANLDPDRIPVTYPELGNVGPASLPITLAREASSLNPGDRILCMGVGSGLNTAMTEIEW; via the coding sequence TTGGCGAATGGCAACGCAACTTTCCGGCACTCGAACGTGGCGCTTCTCGGCCTGACCGAGACCGTCGCCCCGCACGAAGTGACCTCACAAGAATTCGACGAGCGTCTCGCCGATACCCTGTCCACCCTGAACCTGCCGACCGGGCTCCTGCAGCGCGTCGCCGGTGTCGACGCACGCCGCAACTGGGACAACCCGAGCCATTTCGCCGACGGGGCGATCACCGCAGGCAAGAAGGTCCTCGCCGAGTCGGGTGTCTCTCCCGACTCGATCGGCCTGATGATCAACACCTCGGTCACCCGTGAGCATCTCGAACCCTCGGTGGCCGTCGGTGTTCACGCAGGCATCGGACTGGGGCCGCAGGCGATGAACTTCGACATCGCCAACGCCTGCCTGGGGTTCGTCAACGGCATGACCCTGGCCGCGAACATGATCGACGCCGGCCAGATCGAGTACGCTCTCATCGTCGCCGGCGAGGACGCCTCCCGAGTCCAAGAGGCCACACTGCGCCGACTGACCCGCCCGGGCATCAGCCGCGAGGAGTACCTCAACGAATTCGCCTCCCTGACGCTGGGATCCGGCGCCTCCGCCGCCGTCCTGGGCCCGGCCGACAAGCATCCGGCCGGTCACCGCGTCCTCGGCGGCATCACCCGCGCCGCAACCCAGCACCACGAATTGTGCGTCGGTGATCACAACGGCATGTTCACCGACACCAAGGGCCTGCTCGCCGGTGGCATGGAACTCGTCGTCGCAGCGTGGGAGGAGGCCCACGAGGACGGGTGGAACTGGCGCGAGATGGATCGCTATGTCATGCACCAGGTCTCCGACGTGCACGTGAATTCGATCACGAAGGCCGCGAACCTCGATCCCGATCGGATTCCGGTCACCTACCCTGAGCTGGGCAATGTGGGACCGGCTTCCCTGCCGATCACGCTCGCCCGCGAGGCGTCGAGCCTCAACCCCGGCGACCGCATCCTGTGCATGGGAGTCGGGTCGGGACTCAACACCGCAATGACCGAAATCGAGTGGTAG
- a CDS encoding 3-oxoacyl-ACP reductase codes for MSNAQAFTTAAMPLDQQIVLVTGAGRGVGSSIAKAFAHEEAALVINYRYSAESAEELAEAVRARGGRAVAIEADVTDSRAVDAMFAAAHAEFGAPVSTVVNSALVDFSFNGEERQPADEIDFSDFTDQFRGSVGAALNTVQAAMSGFREIGSGRVINIGSNLVQNPVVPYHDYTAAKSALLSLTRTFAKDLGPSGVRVNMVSGGLLRTTDASSATPEEVFDQIAAQTPLGHVATPEEFASAVVFFASPASRAVTGQNLVVDNGLVMD; via the coding sequence ATGAGCAACGCCCAGGCATTCACAACGGCGGCCATGCCCCTTGACCAGCAGATCGTCCTCGTGACCGGGGCCGGACGCGGCGTGGGATCATCCATCGCGAAGGCCTTCGCCCACGAGGAAGCCGCGCTCGTCATCAACTACCGCTATTCCGCGGAATCCGCCGAAGAGCTCGCCGAGGCGGTCCGTGCTCGTGGAGGGCGCGCGGTTGCGATCGAAGCCGATGTCACCGACTCACGAGCCGTCGACGCAATGTTCGCGGCCGCCCACGCCGAATTCGGTGCCCCCGTGTCGACGGTGGTCAACAGCGCCCTCGTGGATTTCTCCTTCAACGGCGAGGAGCGGCAGCCGGCAGACGAGATCGACTTCTCCGACTTCACGGATCAGTTCCGGGGCTCCGTCGGTGCCGCGCTCAATACGGTCCAGGCCGCGATGAGCGGGTTCCGCGAGATCGGATCCGGTCGGGTCATCAACATCGGGTCCAACCTGGTGCAGAACCCGGTCGTGCCGTATCACGACTACACCGCGGCGAAGTCGGCTCTGCTGTCGCTGACGAGGACCTTCGCAAAGGACCTCGGGCCCTCCGGGGTGAGGGTGAACATGGTCTCCGGCGGCCTGCTGCGCACCACCGACGCCTCCTCGGCGACCCCCGAGGAGGTCTTCGACCAGATCGCTGCGCAGACCCCGTTGGGGCATGTGGCCACACCGGAGGAATTCGCCTCGGCGGTGGTGTTCTTCGCATCACCGGCCTCACGCGCAGTGACGGGCCAGAACCTCGTCGTCGACAACGGTCTGGTGATGGACTGA
- a CDS encoding dienelactone hydrolase family protein: MANLVLLHSALGKTPGIDAIADRYTAAGHTVFALDFYEGQTFTTAETGVGHSQEVGFSQLVDRVSAACADLPDEIVFAGLSLGAGIAQQMGKNDPRARGALLLHGGGFPKPTRWQENVPVQIHFSVDDVWRDAGAPETLIESAARAGAQAEYFLYPGATHLFSDQLVDDYREDSAELLFDRTLAFLERV, from the coding sequence ATGGCAAACCTCGTTCTGCTCCATTCCGCACTGGGCAAGACACCCGGCATCGATGCGATAGCAGATCGCTACACCGCTGCTGGGCATACGGTGTTCGCCCTCGACTTCTACGAAGGGCAGACATTCACGACCGCCGAGACCGGGGTCGGCCACTCGCAGGAGGTCGGATTCTCACAACTCGTCGACCGCGTGAGCGCGGCCTGCGCCGACCTGCCGGATGAGATCGTGTTCGCCGGTCTGTCGCTGGGTGCCGGCATCGCCCAGCAGATGGGGAAGAACGATCCGCGTGCACGCGGTGCGCTCCTCCTCCATGGCGGTGGCTTCCCCAAACCGACGCGGTGGCAGGAGAATGTTCCCGTCCAGATCCACTTCTCCGTCGACGACGTCTGGCGTGACGCCGGCGCCCCGGAGACCCTGATCGAGTCGGCCGCACGCGCAGGGGCTCAGGCAGAGTATTTCCTCTACCCGGGCGCGACCCATCTGTTCAGCGACCAGCTGGTCGACGACTACCGGGAGGACAGCGCCGAACTGCTCTTCGACCGCACCCTGGCGTTCCTCGAACGAGTCTGA
- a CDS encoding FMN-binding glutamate synthase family protein — protein sequence MVGQLGGDSTGKRVAQAAAAVSALGLGALAAWDVTQKKHSILRNYPVAGHARYLLESIRPEIQQYFIERNWDGRPFNRNTRATIYERAKGKHSERAFGTERDVNRTGYEALMHSTVPITNSPTPPRVRVGGAECTQPYDISLLNVSAMSFGSLSDNAVRSLNKGAAMGGFAQDTGEGSISPYHRESGGDLIWELGTGYFGARTPEGEFDPEVFAKKAQDPQVKMVSLKLSQGAKPGIGGVLPGPKVTEEIAEIRGIPVGKTCVSPPNHRVFSTPVELLHFIEQMRELSGGKPAGFKLCVGSRTEFLSICKAMVETGITPDFIIVDGSEGGTGAAPLEFENHVGLPLTQGLMIVHNALTGAGLRDRIRVGAAGKIAAGSDIVKRLIQGADFTLAARAMMMAVGCIQAQVCHTGKCPVGVATQDPRRARAVDVPDKSARVKNYHDGTVAEAVRLMASMGVTNPDELEPTMLRRNVSESESWSYARLYDWLEPGELLAGAPDDWAADWETAQADSFAIPQGHSR from the coding sequence ATGGTTGGTCAGCTCGGAGGAGATTCGACAGGAAAGCGGGTGGCCCAGGCCGCCGCAGCCGTCTCAGCGCTCGGGCTCGGCGCCCTCGCCGCCTGGGACGTGACTCAGAAGAAGCATTCGATTCTGCGCAACTATCCGGTCGCCGGCCACGCACGGTATCTGCTCGAGTCGATTCGTCCCGAGATCCAGCAGTACTTCATCGAACGGAACTGGGACGGCCGTCCGTTCAACCGCAACACTCGCGCGACGATCTACGAACGTGCCAAGGGCAAGCACTCCGAACGCGCCTTCGGCACTGAGCGCGATGTCAATCGCACGGGCTACGAAGCCCTCATGCACTCCACGGTTCCGATCACGAATTCGCCGACTCCCCCGCGGGTCCGTGTCGGCGGTGCGGAATGCACGCAGCCCTACGACATCTCCCTGCTCAACGTATCGGCCATGAGCTTCGGTTCGCTCAGTGACAACGCGGTGCGCTCGCTCAACAAGGGTGCCGCCATGGGCGGCTTCGCCCAGGACACCGGTGAAGGCTCGATCTCGCCCTACCATCGTGAATCCGGCGGCGACCTGATCTGGGAGCTGGGCACAGGATACTTCGGTGCCAGAACCCCCGAGGGTGAATTCGATCCGGAGGTCTTCGCGAAGAAGGCACAGGACCCGCAGGTCAAGATGGTCTCGCTCAAGCTCTCTCAGGGTGCCAAGCCCGGCATCGGCGGCGTCCTGCCCGGGCCGAAGGTCACCGAGGAGATCGCAGAGATCCGCGGCATCCCCGTCGGCAAGACCTGCGTCAGTCCCCCGAACCACCGTGTGTTTTCGACGCCGGTCGAGCTCCTCCACTTCATCGAGCAGATGCGCGAGCTCTCCGGCGGCAAGCCTGCCGGTTTCAAGCTCTGCGTCGGTTCCCGCACCGAATTCCTCTCCATCTGCAAGGCGATGGTCGAAACGGGAATCACCCCCGACTTCATCATCGTCGACGGCTCCGAGGGCGGCACCGGCGCTGCGCCGCTCGAATTCGAGAACCATGTCGGCCTCCCGCTGACCCAGGGCCTGATGATCGTGCACAATGCACTCACGGGCGCGGGCCTGCGCGATCGCATCAGGGTCGGCGCGGCAGGGAAGATCGCTGCCGGCTCCGACATCGTCAAGCGGCTCATCCAGGGTGCCGACTTCACGCTGGCGGCTCGCGCGATGATGATGGCCGTCGGCTGCATTCAGGCTCAGGTCTGCCACACAGGCAAATGCCCGGTCGGCGTGGCCACGCAGGATCCTCGCCGGGCTCGCGCCGTCGACGTCCCCGACAAGTCGGCCCGAGTGAAGAACTACCATGACGGCACCGTCGCCGAGGCGGTGCGTCTGATGGCGTCGATGGGCGTGACGAATCCGGATGAGTTGGAACCGACGATGCTGCGCCGCAACGTCTCGGAGTCTGAATCGTGGTCCTACGCCCGACTCTACGACTGGCTCGAACCCGGCGAGCTGCTCGCCGGCGCCCCGGACGACTGGGCCGCGGACTGGGAGACGGCGCAGGCCGATTCTTTCGCCATCCCGCAGGGCCACAGCCGCTGA
- a CDS encoding TM2 domain-containing protein, which yields MSVSSLSPDTSSFDLPPIPSLPTETADSAGSSAGSSEGARNRSFFVTWILSLALGFLGADRFYTGRYATGALKLVTLGGLGLWWIVDLVIVMAGGLRSDRRRLRGYDAWKEVAWIATGFLLIVGYSLQLDELVSALLTQLL from the coding sequence ATGTCCGTGTCCTCCCTGTCCCCCGACACCTCGTCCTTCGACCTGCCGCCCATCCCGTCCCTGCCGACGGAGACCGCGGACTCGGCCGGCTCCTCGGCCGGCTCCTCGGAGGGGGCCCGAAATCGCTCGTTCTTCGTCACCTGGATCCTGTCACTGGCTCTGGGATTTCTCGGCGCCGACCGCTTCTACACCGGGCGCTACGCCACCGGCGCGCTCAAACTCGTGACCCTCGGCGGTCTGGGCCTGTGGTGGATCGTCGACCTCGTCATCGTCATGGCCGGCGGCCTGCGCAGCGACCGGCGCCGACTGCGCGGTTACGACGCGTGGAAGGAGGTCGCCTGGATCGCCACGGGCTTCCTCCTCATCGTCGGCTATTCACTGCAGCTCGACGAGCTGGTCTCGGCACTGCTGACACAGCTGTTGTGA